A single genomic interval of Alcaligenes sp. SDU_A2 harbors:
- a CDS encoding LEPR-XLL domain-containing protein: MLPSVALPHPRSGQDTDAHPRLLLNAEPLPAAHRV, from the coding sequence ATGCTGCCTAGCGTCGCCCTACCCCATCCAAGATCGGGGCAAGACACAGATGCACACCCGCGTTTGCTGCTTAATGCTGAACCACTTCCAGCCGCCCACCGCGTATGA
- a CDS encoding type II and III secretion system protein family protein codes for MKKAIKAAGLGWVWAAVAIVGVVPVTAALAQTTQVAAGQKVLQLVAHDQDILRLPQMPQRLAISDETVADVQILSPVAGGRGEVLLVGKRPGTADLRIWMPGRHTPERWTIQVRSQVQQQLEQAGHTLSAQVATAGSQGLLTGSSPSLLEHQQALAAARSGNPDGQVLDLSDVTTSGMVQVEVKVVEVSREVMKDIGLSADVIGGKPWSGGVNLLPQAFSGGLRLAYKSTNFQAALNLLEQNGLARVLAEPTLVAMSGHSASFLSGGEIPIPSSAGLGSTTVEYKPFGIGLTVTPTVLSRERIALKVAPEASDLDYSRVVEMPGGGIMPSLRTRRADTTIELGDGESYIISGLVSRQTAAAVKKIPFLGDLPILGSFFRNVQYSQKELELVIVVTPRLVKPIQKGATIALPGGRQEKVDDAPNAWGYFLLGRHGYEQMPGFSR; via the coding sequence ATGAAAAAAGCAATCAAAGCAGCAGGTTTGGGGTGGGTGTGGGCAGCAGTGGCTATCGTGGGAGTAGTGCCGGTAACGGCGGCGCTGGCCCAGACTACCCAGGTAGCCGCAGGTCAGAAGGTGTTGCAGCTGGTCGCTCATGACCAAGATATCCTGCGCTTGCCGCAGATGCCGCAACGCTTGGCCATCAGCGATGAGACCGTCGCCGATGTGCAGATCTTGTCCCCTGTCGCAGGTGGGCGTGGTGAGGTCTTGCTGGTGGGTAAACGTCCCGGTACGGCGGACCTGCGGATCTGGATGCCGGGTCGTCATACCCCAGAGCGTTGGACGATTCAGGTGCGTAGTCAGGTACAGCAGCAATTGGAACAGGCCGGGCACACTCTGTCGGCGCAAGTGGCCACGGCCGGCTCGCAAGGCTTGTTGACGGGAAGCAGCCCTTCTTTGCTGGAGCATCAGCAGGCTCTGGCGGCAGCGCGATCCGGCAACCCAGATGGGCAGGTACTGGATCTGTCCGACGTGACTACATCCGGCATGGTCCAGGTGGAAGTGAAAGTCGTGGAGGTGTCGCGCGAAGTCATGAAAGACATAGGGCTAAGCGCTGATGTCATCGGCGGCAAGCCGTGGTCGGGCGGTGTCAATCTTTTGCCACAGGCTTTCAGCGGTGGTTTGCGCCTGGCGTACAAATCCACCAATTTTCAGGCGGCCTTGAATTTGCTCGAACAAAATGGCCTGGCCCGCGTGCTGGCCGAACCGACGCTGGTGGCCATGTCAGGTCATAGCGCCAGTTTCTTGTCCGGCGGGGAGATTCCCATTCCCTCTTCGGCCGGCCTGGGCAGCACGACGGTGGAGTACAAGCCTTTTGGCATTGGCCTGACGGTGACGCCGACCGTGCTCTCGCGCGAACGCATCGCCTTGAAGGTGGCTCCCGAAGCCAGCGACCTGGACTACTCCCGAGTGGTGGAAATGCCGGGTGGCGGCATCATGCCGTCGCTGCGCACGCGCCGGGCCGATACCACGATCGAGCTGGGTGATGGCGAAAGCTACATCATCAGTGGGCTGGTGTCGCGCCAGACTGCCGCTGCCGTCAAGAAGATTCCTTTCCTGGGCGACTTGCCCATTCTTGGCAGTTTTTTCCGCAATGTGCAGTACAGCCAGAAAGAGCTGGAGCTGGTGATTGTGGTCACTCCGCGCCTGGTCAAACCTATTCAGAAAGGGGCCACGATTGCGCTGCCTGGCGGCCGTCAGGAAAAAGTGGACGATGCGCCCAATGCCTGGGGCTATTTCTTGCTGGGCCGCCATGGCTACGAGCAGATGCCGGGGTTCTCGCGTTAA